Genomic DNA from bacterium:
GTACCGAACCGTGCGGGCTGAGAGGCCGGTCGAGCGGCACACGGAGCCGATCGAGAATTGGGGTGCTTGGGTCATCGAAGATCCATCGGTAGATTTGCCAGTTAACGTTAGATGGCAACCTTAGCAAAGGACTCAGAGTCACCAACCCCGCCACGCCCTCTCCTGCCCTGCTTCGGCTCGTCCACCAGATGCCCGGAAACGCCTAGTTTGAGCCTGTGTTGCGAAATCCTGCTGCCCTGGCCAAGCGCGCCCTCGTGGGCGCAGGCATGGAGCCCGATACCCCGCTCGAACCCGCCTCGAGCATGGCCAACGATGCCTGGCTCGGGCCCGGTTTTGTGTTGCGGGTGAACTGGCGCGGCGATCTTGGCCGGCTGGCTCGTGAGGCCCAGATCGCCGAAGCCCTGGCTCCGGAGGCTCGATACCCCGGCGTGTTGACCCATGGGAACGACGGAGAGATCGAGTGGATCGTGACGAAGCGGGTCGCGGGTGCCCAACTGGCTCGCGCCTGGCTGGAGTTGACTGCCGAGGAGCGCAAGCGAGCGATTCGCGCCCTCGTCTCAGCGCTGCGGGCGCTGCACCAGACCCGAGCGCCTCACCTTCCCGGCGATCGCGATCTATCGCCCCCGCATGTGCTTCCCCTCGACCGCTTGCTGGATCTGCTGCGGCGCGCCGCCAGCACCGCTCCCCTGGATGCTGGCTTTGCCGAAGAGATCGAAGCGTTTCTGGTAGACCGCTGGCCAGCCTTCGACGACCGCGGGCGGGGGCTCGTCCACGGTGACCCGCACCTGGAGAACGTGCTCTGGGATGGCACCGACGTGTGGCTGTTGGATCTCGAATGGTCGCGCCGCTCTTGGCTCGAAGTCGACCTGGAGATCCTGCTCTCGGTATGCGACCACCCCGCGCTCTTCGTTTCCGACGAGTACGCGGCCCTCGCGCGGGCTGAGGACTACCGCGAAGTACCCGACTGGCTGCGCGATGCCTACCCCGAACTCTTCTCCCACCCTCGGCGAGAAGACCGGCTGGCGGTGCTGCACATCGCGCGCACGCTCACGCACAACCCGCTCAGCTCCCTGCGCCTGCAGCATCTGCGCAACGTCCTGGAGAAGCGCTGACGGTTGGCCGCACTTGCCCGCTGTCTAGCTCTTCTCCGCCCGCCCGCCGCCGAGCGCCCGAAACACGCGACCGGGCAACGGGCGCCCGAGTTGCTCCTCGATCCAACTCGTGGCTTCGACCAGCGCTCGAAGGTCGATCCCGGTGTCGATGCCTTCGCGCTCGAGGAGATCGACCACGTCCTCGGTTGCGACATTCCCCGAGGCTCCCGGGGCGTAGGGGCACCCACCGAGGCCACCTAACGACGTATCGAAGATGCGGATGCCTTCTTCGAGCCCGGCCTGCAGGTTGGCGAGGGCCCGGCCGTAGGTATCGTGGGGATGGAGCGCGATTCGCTCGAGGGGCACGACCTCACGCACGGCTCGGATCACCCGCCGCACCTGATCGGGCGTGCCGATTCCGATCGTATCTCCCAGGGAGATCTCCTCGGCACCCATCGCATCGAGCCGCCGAACCAGTTCGACCACCGCCTCGGCCGCGACGTCTCCCTCGTAGGGACATCCACAAACCGTGCTGACGTAGCAGCGCAGGCCCGCACCGGACGCGAGGATCTGTTCTGCGACCGGCTTGAAGCGCTCCAGGTGCTCCTCGACCCCCCGGTTCACGTTCTTGCGGTTGTGGGTCTCGCTCGCGGAGACGAAAAAGGCAGCGTCATCCAGCGCGGTCCCCTGGAAGCGTTCGAAGCCACTGGCGTTGGGAACCAGCGCCGAGTAACGGACGCCCGGTCTCCGGACGAGCCCGGCAACGACCTCGTCTGCATCCGCGAGTTGCGGAATCCACTTCGGGGACACGAAGGAAGTGACCTCGATCGACGTGAGCCCGGCCTCCGCCAGCCGGGCCAACAACTCCAACTTCGCGGCCGTGGCCAACGTGCCGGGCTCATTCTGGAGCCCGTCACGCGCCCCGACCTCGTGGATCCGGACCTGCAGGGGTTGGCGCCCTAGACGCCGACGATGAAGCTGACGCTCGTCGTCCCGCTGCCGCCGATGTTGAGGGTCTGGATGTTCTTCGCGCCCTCGACCTGATAGTCGCCGGCCGCATCCGTCACCTGGAGGGTGGCATCGAGAAGCTGGCGGACGCCCGTGGCACCCACCGGGTGCCCGGCGCCAATCAGGCCGCCGCTCGGGTTGATCGGAATCTTGCCGTCGATCTCGAGCCAGCCGGCCTCGACGGCCTTCCAGCTCTCGCCCGGCTCGGTGATCCCGAAGTGGTCGATCGCCATGTACTCGGAGGTCGTGAAGCAATCGTGGGTCTCGATGGCGTCGATCCCGCTGACGTCCGGAACCCCGGCACGCTCCATCGCGCTGGTGATCGTGCTGCGAACGTGGGGCAGCACGTATCGATCGCCGGCGCTCTCGGCGACCTTGTCGTCGAAACGCAGGCGGGCGGTGTTGTGGCCCCAGCCCTTGATGCGCGGGATGTCCTCGAGCTTCTTGCCCATGCCCTTGGCGTATTTCTCCGCGTACTCGCGGGAAGCCAGGAACATGCAGACGGCGCCGTCGGTCACCTGGGAGCAGTCCGCAATCCGGATGCGTCCACCGACCGACGCGTTGTCATCGGTGCGGCAGAGAGCGTGCTCCTTGTTCATGTACCAGGTGCGCGTCTGTGCGTTCGGGTTGAGCTTGGCGTTGTCGTAGTTCAGCCGGCTGATCTCGGCCAGGTGCTCATCCTTCAGCCCGTAGCGCTTGTCGTACTCATCGCCGAGCCGTCCGAAGAGCTTCGGGAACGGGAATTCGATGCCCTTCGCCTCGTCCTCGTACCAGGCGGCGGTTCCCAGATAGGCTCCGCCTTCGGCCGCGCTGACCGTCTTCATCTGCTCGATGCCGACGACGGCCTGGAGGTCGTAGCGCCCCGCTTCGATCTCGGCTGCAGCGGCGAGCAGCGCGATGCTGCCCGATGCGCAGGCGGCCTCGTGGCGCCCGGTCGGAAGGCCGCTGAAGGCCGGATGGACCTCGGTGAAGAACGCGCCGAGGTGGCCCTGCATACAGTAGAGCCCTGCGGCGAAGTTGCCGACGTGAGCGCTCTCGATCTCTTCCGGAGCGATTTCCGTGCGTTCCAGTGCGCCCAGAACGGACTCACGCATCAGCGCAGAGAAGTGTTTGTTCTCCTTGGTCCAATTCCGACCGAAATCGGTCTGGTAGCCGCCAATCACATAGACTTCGGAACCCGCTGCCATGGAAACCTCCTGCTCGCGCCTAGCTGGCGACGAAGAATCGTCCGGGATTGATGTGGTTATGCTGGAAGAACCGCTCCGGGGAGCCGCTGCGCGCCGCTTCCTCCAGGATCTTCGGCACCGGCAACCCGGCGTTGGCGATCATGTCGACCGCGGCCTGCTTGCCCATGGTATCGACGAGCACCGAGGGCGGCGCCCAGTTGAAGCCCATGCCCATGATCCGGTCGACACCGTTGATCGTTGCGGTCACCTCGCCGACCCGATGGAAGGCGTAGCTGATGTAGCCGGCGATCACCTTGCGAGCGAGCGCGGCGTACTCGCCTTCGGCATCCAGGAAGATCTGGACACCTTCTTCGTAACGCCCCTGGGAATACATGGCCGAGACATCGTCGATGTACGAGAGGTTCGGCAGCTTGACCTCCGCCTCCGGCTTGTAGTCACCGCTCACGGGATCGAGGACGTGGCGAACCTTGTCCTCCTTCCAGAAGAAGCCGCGGCCGGTCTTGTTGCCGAGCACACCGCGCTCCATGAGCTTGTCCATGAACGCAGGCAGCTTGTTCGTCTCGTGGGCCTCGTCCCGGGTCTTCTCGTAGACGTTGTCGACGATCGCCCGGTGGATGTCCCAGCCGACCAGATCGATGGTCGCGAGCGGAGTCATCGCGCGGCCGGTGTACGGCCCGATGAGCCGATCGATGAGCACCGGACCGTGCTCTTCCGCCAACTGCGCGGCCTCGTTGAGCACCTTGAAGCCCACCCGATTACCGGCGAAGGCCGGAGTATCGGCCGTGCGGATGATCTCGCGGCCGAGGCGAGCCCTGGAGTAGGCCTCTATGAAATCGACGAGCTCCGGATCCGTATCGTCGCCGGGGATCAGCTCCGTCCCGACGATCACGTTCGGCGGATTGAAGAAGTGGAGGCCCATGAAGTTCTTCCGGAACGAATCACCGCGGCCTTCGCAGAGCGCGTTGATCGAGAGGCCGGAAGTCACGGTGGCCACGATCGAATCGTCCCGGCGGACCTTCTCCACCTTGTCGAAGATCGCCTTCTTGACGTCGAAGTCCTCGGTGAGGGCCTCGAAGATCAGGTCCGCGCTGCCCACGGCACCGTCGAACTCATGGTCGTAGTCGCCGACCTCGACCCGAGAGGCCACGGTGGGCGAGCGCACCTGCTTGACGGCTGCGCCCAGGCCTTCTTCGGCTTTGGCCTTGGTACGCGCAAGAAAGGTGACCTTGGGCACGGCCTGGGTGAACAAGGCGCCACTGCCGTAGCCCATGGTTCCGTTGGCCCCCAGAACGACGACGTGCTCGATCTTTCGGCTGCGGACGAGCTTGCGGACCTCGGCGTAGGTGAGTTGCTGGCTGGCGGACATGAACGGGTGCTCCTAGCGGGGCCTCGGGCCCAGAACGTTGGGTCCGCGCTGCCACCGGCGTCACATCCCCGGGGGCACCCTACAGTGCAAGAACGGGGGGAGATCCGGACGGAACACGGCCGAAACGGGCCAACCCTAACCCACGGGGGAGAGTGGCGTCAAATGTGCCAATAGTCTGGCGACGCGTGACTCCTAGTCAATGATATCCCAGGGATTTCAAGCGGTTGGGCCGTTTCGTCCAGCGCGGCTCGACCTTCACCCAGAGCTCCAGATGGACCCGGGTTTCGAGCATTTCGGCCAGGGCATGACGCGCTGCGGTGCCGATCCGCCGGATCATCTGACCGCCCTTCCCGACCACCATTCCCTTCTGGGATTTCTTCTCCACGAGAAGTGTGGCCTGAATCCGGGTCAAGGTCGGGTCGCTCTCATCGAAGGCTTCGATCTCGACCGCCGTCTCGTAGGGCAGCTCCTGCTCGAGCGCTTCGAACACGGCCTCGCGGATCAGTTCCGCCGCCAGGAAGCGCATGGAGCGATCCGTCACCGATTCGGCGTCATAGTAGGCGGGGCCTTCTGGAAGATGGCCTACCAACGCCTCGACGAACGCCTCGATGCCGTCCCCCGTCTTCGCGGAGATCTGGAAGTCGGCGGGCACGCGTTCCGACGGCGGGCCGAGATCGCATTGGGTGGCCACCACGACCACCTCGGCTTTGCGTGCCTTCAAGCGTTCGAGAAGGGCCGCATGCCCCTCGTCCCAACCTCGTCGGGCTTCGACCAGGATCACCGCGACGTCGCAATCTTCGGCCACTTCATCGACGACTTCGTTGAGGAGACGGTTCAGAGCTTTCGGGCTCTCGTGGAAGCCCGGTGTATCGAGAAGCAAGAGCTGGGCATCATCGCGGGTGAGAATGCCGAGAATTCGGCTGCGGGTGGTCTGGGGCTTGGACGTGACGATCGCCAGCTTCTGACCAAGCAGGCGGTTCAGCAGTGTCGACTTCCCTGCGTTCGGGCGACCTAGCAAGGCCACCACACCAGACCGATGAGGTCGTTCAGCCATCGGCGGCATCCCGCCCTGCGGCTCGATCCAGGGCGGCACTCGCCGCCGCCCGTTCCGCCGCCCGCTTCGTTCGCCCCTTGCCTTCCCCCCAGCACTCCTCGCCGACGAGGGCCGCTACCAGGAAGCGATCCTCGGAATGCTCTTCACCACTATCGGCGAGGGGCTCGTAACGCGGAGTCTCCCGCAGAACGGCGTGGGCCCATTCCTGGAAGCGGGTCTTCGGATCCTGCTCCAACACCGCACGTCCCGAAGCCAGGGGTTCCGCGAAGGCCCGTTTCGTAAAACTGAAGACCTTCTCGATGCCCGCATCCAGGTAGAGACCGCCGATCACCGCCTCCAGGAGATTGGCGAGAACACGGCTCTTCTCTGCACCGCCGGACTGGAGTTCGGTTCGCCCGAGGCGGATGTACTCGCCGAGCCCGAGTTCTCGCGCCCGGGTGGCCAGGGATTCCGTGTTGACCATGGCCGCTCTCGCGCGGGTGAGATCCCCTTCCCGCCAATCCGGGTTCGCCTCGTAGAGCAGCCGGGCCACCACCAGATCGAGCACCGCATCGCCCAGGAATTCGAGGCGTTCGTTTCCACGCGAGCCGTCCCGCTCGTAGGCAGACGAGGGGTGGGTAAGGGCACACTCGAGGAGTTCCTCGTCGGAGAACGTGTGCCCCAGGAGCTTCTCGAGCTCGGCGTCCGGGGCCTTTCGCGCGGTCACGGGAGTGGCCCTTCGATCCATCCGCCTCCGAGGATCTCCTCGCCGACGATGAAGACGGCGGCCTGCCCCGGCGCCAGAGCGCGCACCGGATGGTCGAAGTTCACCTCGACCGCGCCACCCTCCTGGGGCATGAGCTTTGCCGCCGCCGGTTCGTCGCGATAGCGGATCTTCACATCCGCCAGCTGGCCAGGGGGCGGTGGTTGCCCGCAGGTCCATGAGACGCCGCCCACCCGGGCTCCGGAGCTGCCGAGCTCCTCCACCGGGCCGACCACCACGCGGTTGTTCTCAGGATCGAGCGCCTGCACATAACGAGGCTCCGGCGCGGTCACGCCGAGGCCCCTGCGCTGGCCGACCGTGAAATGGTGAATGCCCGAGTGCCGCCCCAGCACCTTCCCCTTGGCGTCCACGACCTCGCCCTCCCCGGGAAGACTTCCAGGCCGAAGCTCTTCGACCACCCTCGCATAGTCGCCGTCGGGCACGAAACAGATTTCCTGGCTCTCGGGCTTCTCGGCCGTCGCGAGGCCCATCGCCCTGGCCTTCTCGCGTACTTCCTCCTTACGCAGGGCTCCAAGCGGGAAGCGGATGCGCGCAAGCTGCTCCGGAACGAGATCGAAAAGGAAGTAGGACTGGTCTTTCGCAGGATCCACACCCCGGAGCAATTTCGGGGGGCCGCCGGCGGGATCCGTTTCCACCCGCGCGTAGTGACCCGTCGCAACGGAATCGGCACCCAATGCCCGAGCCCGCTCCATCAGGTGATGGAACTTGAAGCGCCGATTGCAGATCACGCACGGAATCGGCGTGCGACCCTCGAGGTAGGCATCTGCGAAGGGCAGGATGACCTCTTCTCGAAAGCGATCCTTGAAGTTGGCGACGTAGAAGCGGATCCCCAGCTTGTCGGCCACGCGCCGCGCATCGTCGGCATCGTCGAGGGAGCAGCATCGACTCTCGCTGCCCGCGAGATGCATGGTCACACCGATCACTTCGTGGCCGGCCTCGACCAGCAGGGCTGCCGCGACGGAGGAATCAACCCCACCGCTCATACCGACGACGATCCGGCCTGGGCTCACGCCGCCACCTCGCGAGCGCGGCCTACGAGCTCGGGGAGCAAGGCGAGGACCCGATCGATTTGCGCTTCGTTCGT
This window encodes:
- a CDS encoding aminoglycoside phosphotransferase family protein gives rise to the protein MLRNPAALAKRALVGAGMEPDTPLEPASSMANDAWLGPGFVLRVNWRGDLGRLAREAQIAEALAPEARYPGVLTHGNDGEIEWIVTKRVAGAQLARAWLELTAEERKRAIRALVSALRALHQTRAPHLPGDRDLSPPHVLPLDRLLDLLRRAASTAPLDAGFAEEIEAFLVDRWPAFDDRGRGLVHGDPHLENVLWDGTDVWLLDLEWSRRSWLEVDLEILLSVCDHPALFVSDEYAALARAEDYREVPDWLRDAYPELFSHPRREDRLAVLHIARTLTHNPLSSLRLQHLRNVLEKR
- a CDS encoding hydroxymethylglutaryl-CoA lyase: MQVRIHEVGARDGLQNEPGTLATAAKLELLARLAEAGLTSIEVTSFVSPKWIPQLADADEVVAGLVRRPGVRYSALVPNASGFERFQGTALDDAAFFVSASETHNRKNVNRGVEEHLERFKPVAEQILASGAGLRCYVSTVCGCPYEGDVAAEAVVELVRRLDAMGAEEISLGDTIGIGTPDQVRRVIRAVREVVPLERIALHPHDTYGRALANLQAGLEEGIRIFDTSLGGLGGCPYAPGASGNVATEDVVDLLEREGIDTGIDLRALVEATSWIEEQLGRPLPGRVFRALGGGRAEKS
- a CDS encoding thiolase domain-containing protein (Catalyzes the synthesis of acetoacetyl coenzyme A from two molecules of acetyl coenzyme A. It can also act as a thiolase, catalyzing the reverse reaction and generating two-carbon units from the four-carbon product of fatty acid oxidation), translating into MAAGSEVYVIGGYQTDFGRNWTKENKHFSALMRESVLGALERTEIAPEEIESAHVGNFAAGLYCMQGHLGAFFTEVHPAFSGLPTGRHEAACASGSIALLAAAAEIEAGRYDLQAVVGIEQMKTVSAAEGGAYLGTAAWYEDEAKGIEFPFPKLFGRLGDEYDKRYGLKDEHLAEISRLNYDNAKLNPNAQTRTWYMNKEHALCRTDDNASVGGRIRIADCSQVTDGAVCMFLASREYAEKYAKGMGKKLEDIPRIKGWGHNTARLRFDDKVAESAGDRYVLPHVRSTITSAMERAGVPDVSGIDAIETHDCFTTSEYMAIDHFGITEPGESWKAVEAGWLEIDGKIPINPSGGLIGAGHPVGATGVRQLLDATLQVTDAAGDYQVEGAKNIQTLNIGGSGTTSVSFIVGV
- a CDS encoding 3-hydroxyacyl-CoA dehydrogenase family protein; amino-acid sequence: MSASQQLTYAEVRKLVRSRKIEHVVVLGANGTMGYGSGALFTQAVPKVTFLARTKAKAEEGLGAAVKQVRSPTVASRVEVGDYDHEFDGAVGSADLIFEALTEDFDVKKAIFDKVEKVRRDDSIVATVTSGLSINALCEGRGDSFRKNFMGLHFFNPPNVIVGTELIPGDDTDPELVDFIEAYSRARLGREIIRTADTPAFAGNRVGFKVLNEAAQLAEEHGPVLIDRLIGPYTGRAMTPLATIDLVGWDIHRAIVDNVYEKTRDEAHETNKLPAFMDKLMERGVLGNKTGRGFFWKEDKVRHVLDPVSGDYKPEAEVKLPNLSYIDDVSAMYSQGRYEEGVQIFLDAEGEYAALARKVIAGYISYAFHRVGEVTATINGVDRIMGMGFNWAPPSVLVDTMGKQAAVDMIANAGLPVPKILEEAARSGSPERFFQHNHINPGRFFVAS
- a CDS encoding GTPase Era; translation: MAERPHRSGVVALLGRPNAGKSTLLNRLLGQKLAIVTSKPQTTRSRILGILTRDDAQLLLLDTPGFHESPKALNRLLNEVVDEVAEDCDVAVILVEARRGWDEGHAALLERLKARKAEVVVVATQCDLGPPSERVPADFQISAKTGDGIEAFVEALVGHLPEGPAYYDAESVTDRSMRFLAAELIREAVFEALEQELPYETAVEIEAFDESDPTLTRIQATLLVEKKSQKGMVVGKGGQMIRRIGTAARHALAEMLETRVHLELWVKVEPRWTKRPNRLKSLGYH
- the rnc gene encoding ribonuclease III encodes the protein MDRRATPVTARKAPDAELEKLLGHTFSDEELLECALTHPSSAYERDGSRGNERLEFLGDAVLDLVVARLLYEANPDWREGDLTRARAAMVNTESLATRARELGLGEYIRLGRTELQSGGAEKSRVLANLLEAVIGGLYLDAGIEKVFSFTKRAFAEPLASGRAVLEQDPKTRFQEWAHAVLRETPRYEPLADSGEEHSEDRFLVAALVGEECWGEGKGRTKRAAERAAASAALDRAAGRDAADG
- the mnmA gene encoding tRNA 2-thiouridine(34) synthase MnmA, producing the protein MSGGVDSSVAAALLVEAGHEVIGVTMHLAGSESRCCSLDDADDARRVADKLGIRFYVANFKDRFREEVILPFADAYLEGRTPIPCVICNRRFKFHHLMERARALGADSVATGHYARVETDPAGGPPKLLRGVDPAKDQSYFLFDLVPEQLARIRFPLGALRKEEVREKARAMGLATAEKPESQEICFVPDGDYARVVEELRPGSLPGEGEVVDAKGKVLGRHSGIHHFTVGQRRGLGVTAPEPRYVQALDPENNRVVVGPVEELGSSGARVGGVSWTCGQPPPPGQLADVKIRYRDEPAAAKLMPQEGGAVEVNFDHPVRALAPGQAAVFIVGEEILGGGWIEGPLP